From a single Nostoc edaphicum CCNP1411 genomic region:
- a CDS encoding ribonuclease HII — MVETSPTPLEKSTWLEFSTLSGIPGLVAGVDEVGRGALFGPVVAAAVILPDHALPILMAAKIKDSKKLSSSRRTQLAQQICGLAIDWKIGFASTAEIDKINILQATLLAMKRAVLKLKVQPEICLVDGNQLIKDLLLPQQTIVKGDERSLVIASASIVAKVWRDDLVLRLALKYPMYNLECNKGYGSQRHLLALQQYGPSPLHRQSFRPCQIKRLSVE; from the coding sequence ATGGTAGAAACATCGCCAACGCCTTTGGAAAAATCCACTTGGCTGGAGTTTTCTACCTTGTCAGGGATTCCAGGGTTGGTTGCAGGTGTGGATGAAGTAGGGCGAGGTGCTCTATTTGGCCCTGTGGTGGCGGCAGCAGTGATCCTACCAGATCACGCTTTGCCAATACTAATGGCAGCTAAAATTAAAGACAGTAAAAAGTTATCTAGTTCTCGAAGAACTCAGCTAGCGCAGCAAATTTGCGGGCTGGCTATAGATTGGAAAATTGGATTTGCTTCTACTGCCGAAATTGACAAGATAAATATTTTGCAAGCGACGCTATTAGCAATGAAGCGGGCTGTGCTTAAGTTAAAGGTACAGCCCGAAATTTGCTTGGTTGATGGCAATCAGTTAATAAAAGACTTGCTATTGCCGCAACAAACAATAGTTAAAGGAGACGAGCGATCGCTCGTTATTGCCTCTGCTAGTATTGTCGCTAAGGTTTGGCGTGACGATCTGGTACTGCGTCTAGCATTAAAATACCCTATGTACAACCTGGAGTGTAACAAAGGGTATGGTAGCCAGCGCCATTTGCTGGCTTTGCAACAATACGGGCCTTCGCCTCTGCATCGTCAGTCTTTTCGTCCTTGCCAAATCAAACGCCTGAGTGTTGAGTGA
- a CDS encoding STAS domain-containing protein has product MQAVLNYPKIAVIRPQGCLNAANALEFERDMTTALAQNGISILVVDLAAVESLDSAGLMALLSTHKLALTLGRSCQLCAVAPTIRIIFELTQLDRVFEILDGETELAQI; this is encoded by the coding sequence ATGCAAGCAGTGCTTAACTATCCCAAGATTGCAGTTATTCGCCCCCAAGGGTGTTTGAATGCTGCAAACGCCTTGGAATTTGAACGAGATATGACTACAGCGTTGGCACAAAATGGTATTTCCATCTTGGTAGTAGACCTAGCAGCCGTAGAATCCTTAGACAGTGCGGGGTTGATGGCATTGTTATCTACACACAAGCTGGCTCTTACTTTAGGACGGAGTTGCCAGCTTTGCGCTGTTGCTCCAACAATTAGAATTATTTTTGAACTGACGCAACTCGATAGGGTATTTGAAATATTAGACGGTGAAACCGAGTTGGCCCAAATATAA
- a CDS encoding pentapeptide repeat-containing protein, whose protein sequence is MNIEAIKLGQLKQLPGANLEDEELSRLDLSRVNLAGATLVGTNFAGSKLEGGHLEGANLMGANLQETDLRANLMGANLMQADLTGADLRGSNLRGANLMGARLSDVSLVGAFLSGANLMNVNLQGVDLRGADLRGANLTGANLKGADLSRADLQGALLSEANLEEADLRGANLAGANLTGANLLCAELEGTNLSGVNLNKACLVGTVVETLA, encoded by the coding sequence ATGAATATTGAAGCCATTAAATTAGGACAACTCAAACAACTTCCAGGGGCAAATTTAGAAGATGAGGAACTCTCCCGACTAGATTTAAGCCGGGTTAATCTTGCTGGCGCTACCCTTGTCGGCACTAATTTCGCTGGTTCTAAGCTCGAAGGTGGACATTTGGAGGGGGCAAATTTGATGGGAGCCAACCTCCAAGAAACTGACTTACGGGCGAATTTGATGGGAGCAAACCTGATGCAGGCAGATTTAACGGGCGCTGACTTGCGGGGTAGCAATTTGCGTGGCGCTAACTTGATGGGAGCAAGACTCAGTGATGTGTCATTGGTGGGTGCTTTCTTGAGTGGTGCTAATTTAATGAATGTGAACTTGCAAGGCGTAGACTTGCGCGGTGCTGACTTGCGCGGTGCAAACCTGACTGGGGCAAATCTTAAAGGTGCAGATTTGAGTCGCGCCGATTTGCAAGGTGCTTTGTTGAGTGAAGCAAACCTGGAAGAAGCTGATTTACGGGGGGCGAATTTGGCGGGGGCGAATTTGACGGGAGCGAATTTACTTTGTGCAGAGTTAGAAGGTACAAATTTGAGCGGCGTTAATTTGAATAAAGCGTGTTTGGTGGGGACAGTAGTAGAAACGCTTGCGTAA
- a CDS encoding CPBP family intramembrane glutamic endopeptidase → MNKNLIRLAERPAPIRLGFFILTLLLLWLPLAAPIYLLVHDSNLESILTLVLLYAIFIFLLRLWGKYVYQQPQILRHYGLEFTQQNGVDLLRGLALGIINILILFGVQSLLGWLVWQQPKVFLLKVVLEGLLVGLGVGFAEELLFRGWLLDELQRDYSLRVALWTDATAFATLHFIKPLEAIIHTLPQFPALVLLGLTQVWGKRWRRGRLGFPIGLHGGLVWGYYIINVGKLVKYSGQVPDWVTGVNNNPLQGVMGVLLMSVLALWIRGRTVKS, encoded by the coding sequence ATGAACAAAAACCTTATCCGTTTAGCCGAACGCCCTGCCCCTATTAGGCTGGGTTTTTTTATTTTGACTTTATTGCTGCTATGGTTGCCATTGGCTGCACCAATATACTTACTAGTGCATGATTCAAATTTAGAAAGTATATTGACATTGGTATTGTTATATGCAATATTTATTTTTCTCCTGAGATTATGGGGTAAATATGTCTACCAACAGCCCCAAATTCTGCGGCATTATGGCTTAGAATTCACGCAGCAAAACGGTGTGGATTTACTGCGTGGTTTGGCTCTGGGGATAATTAATATTCTGATACTTTTTGGGGTACAAAGTTTATTGGGTTGGTTGGTGTGGCAACAACCGAAAGTTTTCTTGCTGAAAGTTGTTTTAGAGGGTTTACTTGTTGGCTTAGGTGTTGGATTTGCTGAGGAATTGTTATTCCGAGGCTGGTTGCTAGATGAATTACAACGAGATTACAGTCTGCGTGTGGCACTGTGGACAGATGCAACTGCGTTTGCTACATTGCACTTTATTAAACCCTTGGAGGCAATTATTCATACACTGCCGCAATTTCCAGCTTTAGTACTGCTGGGGTTAACGCAAGTATGGGGAAAGCGTTGGCGGAGGGGACGCTTGGGTTTTCCAATTGGTTTGCATGGTGGTTTAGTTTGGGGTTACTACATTATTAATGTAGGTAAATTAGTGAAATATTCTGGTCAAGTTCCTGATTGGGTAACTGGTGTGAATAATAACCCCCTGCAAGGAGTGATGGGGGTGTTGTTAATGAGTGTACTAGCTTTGTGGATACGAGGGCGAACAGTGAAAAGTTAA
- a CDS encoding TIGR03960 family B12-binding radical SAM protein, which produces MVVAVERLITSGISKPARYLGNELLAVHKPWDTAAIHWVLTYPEVYEVGASNLGHIILYNILNAQPRQSCDRAYLPGKDLADKLRETNTPLFAVESKRSLTEFDILGFSLSYELGATNILEMLNLAGIPLTWRERQKAGEAGGELTNLQSQFPLIFAGGQTATSNPEPYADFFDFIALGDGEELLPEIGLVLEEGKQAGLSREHLLLDLAQIPGVYVPQFYDMAEDGSVHPHRLDVPKRILRRVATPIPAYSIGLVPYVETVHDRLTIEIRRGCTRGCRFCQPGMLTRPARDVEPDKVVEAIEQGMRATGYNEFSLLSLSCSDYLSLPAVGMEIKNRLKNENISLTLPSQRVDRFDENIANILGGTRQGGLTFAPEAGTQRMRDIVNKGLTNEELLRGVKTAWEQGWDKIKLYFMIGLPGETDADVVGIAETVSWLQRECRGKGRKPLNFNLTISNFTPKPHTPFQWHSVSTAEFKRKQNLLRQEFRRIKAVKVNFTDVRISAMEDFVGRGDRNLSKVVRRAWELGAGMDSWYENLDQAFSAWGSAIAQADLDWKYRQVENGEWNLFYVQEQKRSKDAENDQFLTPNSSLPSTDTINRVPPHSLDIPLPWDHIDTGIDKKWLQEDLQRALEAAIVPDCSFEGCSHCGVCGTDFGHNIVIESPAIPQFAGEFVPNTTKAQRLRLWFGKQGDMALMSHLDLIRLFDRVVRRAGLPIAFTGGFHPMPRISLATALALGATSSGEIADFELTVPVEIDTFREQLAREMPTDIPIYNVEQIDLKASAATQLLESAEYLITVVALAETTPIQWQNWIDTIKAKEELWYEQITKSGKSQLINLRDRLFELELVETSNSKAESMSSVIRYLGSYRQDGLLLRPEQILFMLETVASVEFQLLHIHRNRLILGV; this is translated from the coding sequence GTGGTTGTTGCAGTTGAAAGATTAATAACGTCGGGTATTTCAAAACCAGCTCGTTACTTGGGTAACGAGCTGTTAGCAGTACATAAACCTTGGGATACGGCAGCAATACATTGGGTTTTAACATACCCAGAAGTGTATGAAGTCGGTGCATCTAATTTAGGGCACATCATCCTTTATAACATTTTGAACGCCCAACCACGTCAATCGTGCGATCGCGCCTACCTCCCAGGAAAAGACCTGGCAGACAAACTACGCGAAACTAATACGCCATTGTTTGCGGTAGAGTCAAAGCGATCGCTCACAGAGTTTGACATTTTAGGCTTTAGCCTCAGTTACGAACTGGGTGCAACTAATATCCTCGAAATGTTAAATTTGGCTGGAATTCCCTTGACTTGGCGAGAACGCCAGAAAGCAGGGGAAGCAGGGGGAGAATTGACGAATCTCCAATCCCAATTCCCGTTGATTTTCGCTGGTGGGCAAACAGCGACATCGAATCCTGAGCCTTACGCTGACTTTTTCGACTTTATCGCCCTTGGAGATGGAGAGGAACTACTGCCAGAAATTGGTTTGGTATTGGAAGAAGGCAAACAAGCAGGATTAAGTCGAGAACATCTGTTACTGGATTTGGCACAGATACCAGGCGTATATGTGCCTCAGTTTTATGACATGGCAGAAGATGGTTCAGTTCATCCTCATCGCCTAGATGTGCCGAAGCGAATTCTGCGAAGGGTGGCAACTCCCATACCAGCATATTCCATTGGTTTAGTTCCTTATGTAGAAACGGTGCATGACCGTTTAACCATTGAGATTCGACGTGGTTGCACTCGTGGCTGTCGCTTCTGTCAACCAGGAATGCTGACTCGGCCAGCACGGGATGTAGAACCCGATAAAGTTGTAGAAGCAATTGAACAGGGTATGCGGGCGACTGGTTACAACGAGTTTTCTCTACTATCTCTGAGTTGTTCTGATTATTTGTCCCTACCAGCAGTGGGGATGGAAATCAAAAATCGCTTAAAAAATGAAAACATTTCTCTGACTCTACCAAGCCAACGGGTAGACAGATTTGATGAGAATATTGCCAACATCCTTGGAGGTACGCGCCAAGGTGGACTAACTTTTGCTCCAGAAGCTGGTACTCAGCGGATGCGAGACATCGTAAATAAGGGTTTGACGAATGAAGAATTGTTGCGGGGAGTAAAAACCGCTTGGGAGCAAGGCTGGGATAAAATAAAGTTGTATTTTATGATTGGCTTGCCGGGTGAGACGGATGCTGACGTTGTGGGCATTGCCGAAACAGTAAGCTGGTTACAGCGAGAATGTCGAGGTAAGGGTAGAAAACCCCTAAACTTTAACCTGACAATTTCTAACTTTACGCCCAAGCCCCATACACCATTCCAGTGGCACTCAGTTTCTACCGCTGAATTTAAGCGTAAACAAAACTTGTTGCGGCAAGAATTCCGCCGAATCAAGGCAGTGAAGGTAAATTTTACCGATGTCCGCATTTCGGCAATGGAAGATTTTGTGGGACGAGGCGATCGCAATTTGAGCAAAGTAGTCCGCCGTGCCTGGGAATTGGGAGCAGGTATGGATTCCTGGTATGAAAATTTAGATCAAGCTTTTAGTGCTTGGGGGTCTGCGATCGCCCAAGCCGATCTAGATTGGAAATACCGTCAAGTAGAGAATGGCGAATGGAATTTGTTTTATGTCCAAGAGCAGAAAAGATCCAAAGATGCGGAAAATGACCAATTCTTAACTCCTAACTCCTCACTCCCTAGTACAGACACGATTAATCGCGTCCCTCCCCACTCCCTGGATATTCCCCTTCCTTGGGATCATATTGATACCGGGATTGACAAAAAGTGGCTCCAAGAAGACTTGCAACGCGCTTTAGAAGCTGCAATTGTACCCGATTGCTCCTTTGAAGGTTGTTCTCACTGTGGCGTCTGTGGCACCGACTTTGGGCATAACATAGTGATTGAATCACCTGCTATCCCACAATTCGCTGGTGAGTTTGTCCCCAACACAACAAAGGCGCAAAGACTGCGACTTTGGTTTGGTAAACAGGGTGACATGGCTTTGATGAGCCACTTAGATTTAATTCGTCTGTTTGATCGAGTTGTGCGGCGAGCAGGCTTACCAATCGCTTTCACTGGTGGATTTCATCCAATGCCGCGGATTTCTCTAGCAACTGCTTTGGCTTTAGGGGCTACTAGCAGCGGTGAAATTGCCGATTTTGAGTTAACTGTGCCAGTGGAAATTGATACTTTCCGAGAACAGTTGGCTCGTGAAATGCCCACAGACATACCTATATATAATGTGGAGCAGATAGATTTAAAAGCTAGTGCCGCTACCCAACTGCTAGAGTCCGCAGAGTATTTAATTACTGTAGTAGCACTTGCAGAAACAACACCCATACAATGGCAAAACTGGATTGATACAATCAAAGCAAAAGAGGAACTTTGGTACGAGCAAATAACTAAGTCAGGCAAGAGCCAGTTAATAAATCTGCGCGATCGCTTATTTGAACTGGAATTAGTAGAAACATCCAATAGCAAAGCAGAATCTATGTCATCTGTGATCCGTTATCTAGGTAGCTATCGCCAAGACGGTTTGCTGTTGCGTCCTGAACAAATCCTGTTTATGCTAGAGACAGTGGCTAGTGTAGAATTTCAACTCCTGCACATCCACCGCAATCGGCTAATTTTAGGGGTATAA
- a CDS encoding Rne/Rng family ribonuclease: MPKQIIIAEQHQIAAVFSEDQIQELVVATGHHQIGDIYLGVVENVLPGIDAAFVNIGDPERNGFIHVTDLGPLKLKRTAAAITELLAPQQKVLVQVMKEPTGTKGPRLTGNITLPGRYVVLMPYGRGVNLSRRIKSESERNRLRALAILVKPAGMGLLVRTEAEGKPEEAIMEDLELLQKQWEAIQQEAHSTRAPALLNRDDDFIQRVLRDMYGADVNRIVVDSSTGLKRVKQYLQNWSGGQTPQGLLIDHHRDRSPILEYFRITAAIREALKPRVDLPSGGYIIIEPTEALTVIDVNSGSFTRSATARETVLWTNCEAATEIARQLRLRNIAGVIVVDFIDMESRRDQLQVLEHFNKALKADKARPQIAQLTELGLVELTRKRQGQNIYELFGETCPTCGGLGHTVRLPGEIENRLPIPAETPERERFVSLPHREPRQPSARTPEPRETYDGFGEAFDGDSELSNLNLINHPSYQELNDKRRTRTRRSRIGVNGLNGKDEARIVPNPLAFANEPDLDLDMEPELGVAPEIPSPTLGKPGWSERVERTKIIKAEPVKPVVEPPEIRTVEMSLQEQDMFALMGISPLVKLEQEVKNTKSVIINVIQPGQLPTTPTESTSESTIVQKAIPEITAIAQKATPEITPIPQKATPEITASKIPTPKVIEPEQKSLLEATTEPPELTVNPSGRLSAKAAAANEIADESEANSSATASRRRRRRSSAIEDN, from the coding sequence ATGCCGAAACAAATTATCATCGCGGAGCAGCACCAAATTGCTGCGGTTTTTTCTGAAGATCAAATACAAGAACTCGTTGTTGCTACGGGTCATCATCAAATAGGTGATATCTACTTAGGAGTAGTAGAAAACGTCTTGCCTGGGATAGATGCGGCTTTTGTCAATATTGGCGACCCAGAGCGCAACGGTTTTATTCATGTTACCGACTTGGGGCCATTGAAGCTCAAGCGTACCGCAGCGGCAATTACAGAACTACTAGCACCACAGCAGAAAGTTTTGGTGCAAGTAATGAAAGAGCCAACGGGGACAAAAGGGCCCAGGCTCACGGGTAATATCACCTTACCCGGACGCTACGTAGTACTGATGCCCTACGGTAGGGGCGTAAATTTATCTCGACGAATTAAAAGTGAAAGTGAGCGCAACCGCTTACGGGCACTAGCAATTTTGGTCAAGCCGGCGGGAATGGGTTTGCTTGTGCGTACAGAAGCCGAAGGCAAACCCGAAGAAGCGATTATGGAAGATTTGGAGTTGCTGCAAAAGCAATGGGAAGCTATTCAGCAGGAAGCCCATTCTACCCGCGCCCCAGCACTGCTCAACCGAGACGATGACTTTATCCAGCGCGTATTGCGAGATATGTACGGTGCGGATGTCAATCGGATTGTCGTAGATTCCAGTACTGGTTTGAAGCGCGTCAAACAGTACTTGCAGAATTGGAGTGGCGGTCAAACACCGCAGGGATTGTTGATTGACCATCATCGCGATCGCTCCCCAATTTTAGAATACTTCCGGATCACAGCTGCGATTAGAGAAGCCCTGAAACCGAGGGTAGACCTACCTTCTGGTGGTTACATTATCATCGAGCCGACGGAGGCATTAACCGTAATCGATGTTAACTCAGGTTCCTTTACGCGATCGGCAACAGCTAGAGAAACAGTTTTGTGGACAAACTGCGAAGCGGCAACAGAAATTGCTCGCCAGTTGCGTCTGCGGAATATTGCCGGGGTGATCGTCGTTGATTTTATCGATATGGAATCGCGACGTGACCAATTACAAGTTCTCGAACATTTTAATAAAGCACTCAAAGCAGACAAAGCTCGTCCCCAGATTGCCCAACTTACCGAACTGGGTCTAGTAGAACTGACCCGCAAACGTCAGGGTCAAAATATTTACGAATTGTTTGGTGAAACTTGCCCCACCTGTGGCGGTTTAGGACATACCGTGCGTCTGCCTGGAGAAATCGAAAACCGATTACCTATACCGGCAGAGACACCAGAGCGTGAGCGTTTTGTATCCTTGCCTCATCGAGAACCACGTCAGCCATCTGCGCGCACCCCAGAACCACGTGAAACCTATGATGGATTTGGAGAAGCATTTGACGGCGACTCGGAATTGAGTAACCTAAATCTGATCAATCATCCTAGTTATCAAGAGCTTAATGATAAGCGTCGTACCCGCACTCGCCGCAGTCGCATTGGTGTCAATGGGTTAAACGGGAAAGATGAAGCTCGGATTGTTCCCAATCCCCTGGCTTTTGCCAACGAGCCAGACTTAGACCTTGATATGGAACCAGAACTAGGAGTTGCACCAGAAATTCCCTCACCCACCCTTGGTAAACCAGGTTGGAGTGAAAGAGTAGAGCGCACTAAAATTATCAAGGCAGAACCAGTTAAACCAGTGGTAGAACCACCGGAGATTAGAACTGTAGAAATGAGCCTCCAAGAACAGGATATGTTTGCCTTGATGGGCATATCTCCCTTGGTGAAGTTAGAGCAAGAGGTTAAAAATACCAAGTCTGTGATTATTAATGTGATTCAGCCCGGTCAATTGCCAACGACCCCAACTGAATCAACCTCAGAATCAACTATTGTCCAAAAAGCAATACCTGAAATAACCGCTATTGCCCAAAAGGCAACACCTGAAATAACTCCTATTCCACAAAAAGCAACACCTGAAATAACCGCAAGCAAGATACCAACACCAAAAGTTATTGAGCCAGAACAAAAATCTTTGCTCGAAGCGACAACTGAACCACCGGAGTTAACTGTGAATCCTTCGGGACGCTTGTCTGCGAAAGCCGCAGCCGCGAACGAGATCGCAGATGAAAGTGAAGCTAATAGCAGTGCCACTGCCAGCCGTCGCCGCCGTCGTCGTTCGTCAGCGATCGAGGATAATTAA
- the clpS gene encoding ATP-dependent Clp protease adapter ClpS: protein MSVETIQKPSTTRKLAPRYRVLLHNDDYNSMEHVVQSLIATVPSLTQPQAVSIMMEAHTNGLALVITCALEHAEFYCETLKSHGLSSTIEPDE, encoded by the coding sequence GTGTCAGTTGAAACCATTCAAAAGCCTTCCACAACCCGCAAGCTCGCGCCTCGGTATCGCGTTTTGCTCCATAACGACGACTACAACTCGATGGAGCATGTTGTGCAGTCACTAATAGCCACTGTGCCAAGCCTTACCCAACCCCAAGCTGTTAGCATCATGATGGAAGCCCATACTAACGGGCTAGCTTTAGTTATTACTTGCGCCCTGGAACACGCTGAGTTTTATTGCGAAACATTGAAAAGTCACGGTTTAAGTAGCACGATTGAACCTGATGAATAG
- a CDS encoding DICT sensory domain-containing protein, translating into MLEGSILQQMEAAHRHTTRPIRFGVYYKNTLVALCHALEDHILTDDGTPLVIAAFQQGKWYLQEAERYADIAQCSCQIAIMAAAESGFAEHPTSQLPNVDLVGLDAGDPVAQEWHLIILSPKYTAMVICQELSEADYGSVGVPTSDLERKFYGLWTFEPELVQETAEIAIAHIKKYNPELAEKLTADKQQIVPSMARSENLGAVVSRVVDYLQTGQDNLSIPTALQKQTLDRNLVSNEIQAFLRMAQLMDMADINNPMAAAEVVVLAEAIAQLLDLPAWQIKRLRLAALLHRIDPLQKAESVLTGGISTRYQEDAPSCPLTCPLVPGAQVLRTMPRLRAVAQIITHQSEWWNGTGEPAGLAGDEIPLESRILALLADFQWRVNERKSSNQSREQIFTQALDECKQQQSNRFDPKLVDTLTLLVMGLQQGLDLPIMTPKFSAGIWILDSQWDSHSKISEQIGSYFT; encoded by the coding sequence ATGTTAGAAGGTTCAATCCTACAACAGATGGAAGCAGCCCATCGCCACACCACCAGGCCAATTCGATTCGGTGTTTACTACAAAAATACCTTAGTTGCCCTGTGCCATGCTTTAGAAGACCATATCTTAACCGATGACGGCACACCCTTAGTCATCGCAGCCTTCCAACAAGGTAAATGGTATCTACAAGAAGCTGAACGATATGCAGACATCGCCCAATGTAGTTGCCAAATTGCCATCATGGCTGCCGCTGAATCTGGCTTTGCTGAACATCCTACCAGCCAGCTACCCAATGTAGACTTAGTAGGATTAGATGCAGGCGATCCAGTGGCACAAGAGTGGCACTTAATTATTTTATCGCCTAAATACACAGCAATGGTAATTTGTCAAGAATTATCAGAGGCTGATTATGGTAGTGTTGGAGTGCCGACATCAGACTTAGAGCGCAAATTTTATGGCTTGTGGACATTTGAGCCAGAGTTAGTGCAAGAGACAGCAGAAATAGCGATCGCTCACATTAAAAAATACAACCCAGAATTGGCGGAAAAACTCACAGCTGATAAACAACAAATTGTACCGTCAATGGCCAGATCGGAAAATTTAGGTGCAGTTGTCTCTCGTGTTGTAGATTACCTCCAAACAGGACAAGATAATTTATCCATCCCGACAGCGCTTCAGAAACAAACCCTAGATCGCAACTTGGTTTCTAACGAAATCCAAGCCTTTTTGCGAATGGCGCAACTGATGGATATGGCAGATATCAACAATCCAATGGCAGCTGCGGAAGTAGTAGTACTTGCTGAAGCGATCGCCCAGCTTTTGGATCTTCCCGCATGGCAAATTAAGAGATTGCGGCTAGCGGCTTTGTTACATCGCATAGATCCATTACAGAAAGCAGAAAGCGTTCTCACAGGTGGTATATCCACACGCTACCAAGAAGATGCACCCAGTTGTCCTTTAACTTGTCCCTTAGTACCGGGGGCGCAAGTATTGCGAACTATGCCACGGCTGCGAGCAGTTGCCCAAATTATTACTCACCAAAGCGAGTGGTGGAATGGTACAGGGGAACCAGCAGGTTTAGCTGGAGATGAAATTCCCTTAGAGTCGAGGATTTTGGCATTATTAGCAGACTTTCAGTGGCGAGTCAATGAGCGAAAATCCTCAAATCAAAGCCGGGAACAGATATTTACTCAAGCATTAGATGAGTGCAAACAGCAACAATCTAACCGCTTTGACCCTAAACTTGTAGATACCCTAACTTTATTAGTTATGGGTTTACAACAGGGACTCGACTTACCCATCATGACACCCAAATTCAGCGCCGGCATCTGGATACTCGATTCCCAATGGGATAGCCACAGCAAGATAAGTGAGCAGATTGGTAGTTACTTTACATGA
- a CDS encoding photosystem II high light acclimation radical SAM protein: MEVKTQMMENRILYVRLPCNPIFPIGVVYLSDHVHKQFPNIEQRIFDLGTVPPLDYSSALDRCIDEFKPTLLVFSWRDIQIYAPVGGRGGNPLQNAFEFYYAKNPLLKLRGGLGGLRIFIAYYVELWQNQSLIKRGLKRAQKYNSDARVVVGGGAVSVFYEQLGKSLPQGTIISVGEGETLLEKLLSGRDFRDERCYVAGETQPRKRLIHEQPTPIEKTACNYDYIEGIWPEFNYYLQEQDFYIGVQTKRGCPHNCCYCVYTVVEGKQVRINPADEVVAEMRQLYDRGIRNFWFTDAQFIPAKKFIPDAVELLQKIVDSGMTDIHWAAYIRADNLTPELCELMAKTGMNYFEIGITSGSQELVRKMRMGYNLRNVLQNCRDLKAAGFNDVVSVNYSFNVIDERPETIRQTIAYHRELERIFGADKVEPAIFFIGLQPHTHLEEYAFKEGILKPGYDPMSLMPWTAKKLLWNPEPLGSFFGEVCLQAWQQNPNDFGREVMKILEEKLGCADLEAALTAPLETKEKQLASVS; this comes from the coding sequence ATGGAAGTTAAAACACAGATGATGGAAAATCGAATTCTTTACGTTCGCCTTCCTTGTAACCCCATCTTTCCTATTGGGGTTGTCTACCTGAGCGATCATGTCCACAAGCAGTTTCCTAATATTGAACAGCGCATCTTTGATTTGGGAACAGTACCACCTTTAGATTACAGTTCTGCTCTGGATCGCTGTATTGATGAATTTAAACCGACACTACTAGTATTTTCTTGGCGGGATATTCAAATTTATGCCCCAGTTGGTGGACGTGGTGGCAACCCGCTGCAAAACGCTTTTGAATTTTACTACGCCAAGAATCCTCTATTGAAGCTACGCGGCGGATTGGGCGGTTTGCGAATCTTCATTGCTTACTATGTAGAGTTGTGGCAAAACCAGAGCTTAATCAAACGCGGTTTAAAACGCGCCCAAAAATATAATTCTGATGCTCGTGTAGTTGTCGGTGGTGGTGCAGTCAGCGTATTTTACGAACAATTGGGTAAAAGCTTACCCCAAGGGACAATTATTTCTGTAGGTGAAGGCGAAACCCTGCTGGAAAAACTTTTAAGTGGCAGAGATTTTCGAGATGAACGCTGTTACGTTGCCGGAGAAACTCAACCACGAAAACGGCTAATTCACGAACAACCCACCCCAATAGAAAAAACAGCTTGTAACTACGACTATATAGAAGGCATCTGGCCGGAATTTAACTATTACCTGCAAGAGCAAGACTTTTATATAGGTGTACAAACTAAGCGTGGTTGTCCTCACAACTGTTGTTATTGCGTCTATACGGTTGTTGAAGGCAAACAAGTACGCATCAACCCAGCAGATGAAGTAGTTGCTGAGATGCGCCAATTATACGATCGCGGCATTCGCAATTTCTGGTTTACCGATGCCCAATTCATCCCCGCGAAAAAATTTATCCCCGATGCTGTAGAACTCTTGCAAAAAATCGTTGATTCTGGTATGACAGATATCCACTGGGCAGCATATATCAGAGCTGACAATTTGACACCCGAATTGTGTGAACTGATGGCGAAAACCGGGATGAACTACTTTGAAATCGGGATTACCAGTGGTTCTCAAGAACTGGTGCGGAAAATGCGGATGGGGTACAACCTGCGAAACGTCTTGCAAAACTGTCGTGATTTAAAAGCTGCTGGTTTCAACGATGTAGTTTCCGTTAACTACTCCTTTAACGTCATTGACGAACGTCCCGAAACCATCCGTCAAACCATCGCTTACCACCGCGAACTAGAACGGATTTTTGGTGCTGATAAAGTTGAACCAGCCATCTTCTTTATTGGACTACAACCCCATACCCATTTAGAAGAGTACGCTTTCAAAGAAGGTATCCTCAAACCAGGGTACGATCCAATGAGCTTGATGCCCTGGACAGCCAAAAAACTTCTTTGGAATCCCGAACCCCTTGGTTCATTCTTCGGCGAAGTCTGCTTGCAAGCTTGGCAACAAAACCCCAACGACTTCGGGCGCGAAGTCATGAAAATCTTAGAAGAAAAGCTGGGTTGTGCTGACTTAGAAGCAGCACTGACAGCACCATTAGAGACGAAAGAAAAACAGTTAGCGAGTGTATCCTAG